From the Streptomyces sp. NBC_01216 genome, the window GCTGGGGTGTCACCTGGCGCCGAGAGCCTTCCGCAGCGCGGCGAGGTTGGAGCGCATGACCTCGATGTAGTCGTCGCCCAAGGACGCGTCGGTGATTCCCTCCAGCGGGTCCAGGACGTCCGTCCGGAGGCCGGTGTCGCCCGCGAGGGTCTTCGCCGTCTTGTCGCTGGCGAGGGTCTCGAAGAAGACGGTGGAGACCTTCTCCTTCTCCGCGATGCCCTGAAGTTCCCTGATCCGGGCGGGGCTCGGCTCCGACTCGGGGCCGAGGCCGCTGATGCCCTCCTGGTCGAGGCCGTAGCGCTCGGCGAGGTAGCCGAAGGCGGAGTGGGTGGTGATGAAGGTCTTCGTGGTCGTGTTCCGCAGACCCGTCTCGTAGGCGGTGTCCAGGTCCCCGAGCTTCTTCACCAGCGCCTGGGTGTTCTTCGCGTAGTCGGCGGCGTGGGCCGGGTCGGCCTTCTGCAGGGAGGCGCCGACGCCCTCGGCCACCTCGGCGTACTTCACCGGGTCGAGCCAGACGTGCGGGTCGGCGCCCGCCGCGCCGTGCCCGTGGTCCTCGGAGCCGTGGTCCCCCGCGTGGTCGTGGCCGACGGTGGTGCCGTGCGCCTCGAGCGTGGTGAGGGTGGTGGCGTCGACGCTGTGCTTGACGCCGGCCTGCTCGATGGCGTCGTCGACGGCGGGCTGCACGCCTTTGAGGTAGAGGATGTAGTCGGCTTCGCCGAGTTCGCCGATCTGCCGCGGCTTGAGCTCCAGGTCGTGCGGCTCGACGCCCGGCCTGGTGAGCGTGGTGACGCTGACGTGCTCGCCGCCTATCTGCTCGGCCAGGTACTGCATCGGGTAGAACGACGCCACGATGTCCAGCTTGCCGTCGCCGCTCTTGTCCGCCGCGTCGGAGGTTCCGGCGCAGGCAGAGAGGGTGAGGAGGCCGAGGGAGACGGCTCCGGCGACGGCGGTGGCGGGTATCAGGCGTCGTACGTTCATGACACTCATTTTCAACAAAACTGGAAACGATTGTCAATTGTCCTTCCTGTGGCCCGGGCCACGCCGCCTCCGGCCGGGCCGCGGGAGGGTCCGGCACCGAACCGATTTGATACGGGGGGTGCGGGCGCCGGTAATCTGAAGCATTCGCACTTCGTCGTCGTAATGAAGAGAGCACCGTGGCCGCCGACAAGATCGACACCATCGTCAGCCTGAGCAAGCGCCGTGGCTTCGTCTACCCGTGCAGTGAGATCTACGGCGGCCAGAAGGCCGCCTGGGACTACGGACCGCTGGGTGTCGAACTCAAGGAGAACATCAAGCGTCAGTGGTGGCGTTACATGGTCACCGCGCGCGAGGACGTCGTCGGCATCGACTCGTCGGTGATCCTGGCCACCGAGGTCTGGGAGGCCTCCGGCCACGTCGCCACCTTCACCGACCCGCTGACCGAGTGCACCTCCTGCCACAAGCGCTACCGCGCCGACCACCTGGAGGAGGCGTACGAGGAGAAGCACGGCCGTCTCCCCGAGAACGGCCTCACCGACCTCAACTGCCCCAACTGCGGCAACAAGGGCACCTTCACGGAGCCCAAGCAGTTCTCCGGCCTGCTCTCCACCCACCTCGGCCCGACCCAGGACTCCGGCTCCGTCGCCTACCTGCGTCCCGAGACCGCCCAGGGCATCTTCACCAACTTCGGCCAGGTGCAGCAGACCTCGCGCAAGAAGCCGCCGTTCGGCATCGCGCAGATGGGCAAGTCCTTCCGGAACGAGATCACTCCGGGCAACTTCATCTTCCGTACCCGCGAGTTCGAGCAGATGGAGATGGAGTTCTTCGTCAAGCCGGGCGAGGACGAGCAGTGGCACGAGTACTGGATGGAGCAGCGCTGGAACTGGTACACGGGCCTGGGTCTCCGTGAGGAGAACATGCGCTGGTTCGAGCACCCGAAGGAGAAGCTCTCCCACTACTCCAAGCGCACCGCCGACATCGAGTACCGCTTCCGCTTCGGCGGCAGCGAGTGGGGCGAGCTCGAGGGTGTCGCCAACCGCACCGACTATGACCTGAACGCCCACTCCAAGGCATCGGGCAACGATCTGTCGTTCTTCGACCAGGACGCCGGCGAGCGCTGGACGCCGTACGTCATCGAGCCGGCCGCCGGTGTCGGCCGCACGATGCTGGCGTTCATGCTCGACGCGTTCAACGAGGACGAGGCCCCGAACGCCAAGGGCGTCATGGAGAAGCGCACCGTGATGCGCTTCGACCCGCGCATCGCGCCGGTCAAGGTCGCCGTCCTCCCGCTGTCCCGCAACCCGCAGCTGTCGCCGAAGGCCAAGGGCCTCGCCGCCGACCTGCGGCAGAACTGGAACATCGAGTTCGACGACGCCGGCGCCATCGGCCGCCGCTACCGCCGTCAGGACGAGATCGGCACGCCGTTCTGCGTCACGGTCGACTTCGACACCCTGGACGACAACGCCGTGACCGTGCGCGAGCGCGACACCATGAAGCAGGAGCGCGTCTCCCTGGACCAGATCCAGGGCTACCTGGGCAGCCGCCTGCTCGGCTGCTGACGCCGCGCCGTCCGCGGCGCGCCCGCACCACGAAGCCCCCGGTTCCCGAGCGTGTGGGAACCGGGGGCTTCGCGTGTCACGGGCCCGGGGCGGGCTCCGGCACGGCGCGCGACGCCCGAACCGTCCGCGGGAGCAGTGACGGCGTCGCCAGGGCGAGGAGCCCGGCGAGCGCCAGCGCGGCGCGTGGGCCGGTGAGTCCGGCCAGCAGTCTCCAGAGTGCCGTCGTCGCCGCGACGGCCAGCTTGCCGCTGACCGACCACGCGGACAGGGTGCGTACCAGCCGGTCCGTCGGCGTCAGGTCGAGTCGCACAGTGGCGAAGACCGGGTTGAACACCCCCATGCACGTGATGATCCCGAGTTCGACGACCATCACGGTCAACAAGCCGGGAACGCCCGGCCCGACGAAGGCGAGCCCGGGCAGCCAGCAGGCGCGCAGCACCCCGGCGGTGCGCAGCACCCGGCGCCGTCCGAACCGCGCGACGAGCCGGGGCGACCACCGTGAGCCGATCAGACCGCCGAGGCAGGGCACGGCGAAGACGAGGCCGTACTGCCAGGGCGCGAATCCGAGCCGGCCGAGCATGAGGACGGCGAGCAGAGGTGAGGTCGCCATGATCAGGCCGTTGACCGCGAGGGTGTTGAGGAACAATCGGCGCAGGGCCGGGTCGGCCAGGATGAACCGCCACCCGTCGGCCAGCTCGCCGATCCGCAGCCGCGGCGCGCCGGTTCGCCCGGCGCGCGCCTCCCTGCCTGGGATCGCCCGGATTCCCAGCGCCGACAGCAGATAGCTGACGGCGTCGGCCAGCACACTCGTCACCGGACCGAACAGTCCGATCGCGGCGGTGCCCAGCGGAGGCCCGAGCATCGTCGCCGTCCAGGTCGTCGCCTCCAGCCGTCCGTTGGCGCGCAGCAGGCTCTCGGGCGGCACGATCTCCTTCAGGCAGGCTCCGGACGCCGCCTGGAAGGTGATGCCCGCCGCGGCGACCACCACCGACACCACGAGGAGCTGCGGGAAGCCGAGCAGGCCGAGCGTGTAGGCGACGGGCACGCTCAGCAGCGCAGCACAGCGCACCAGGTCGGCCACGATCATCACCGGGCGCTTGCGGCGGAACTCCACCCAGGGACCGAGCGGCACCGCGACCACGGCCCCGACCGCGACGCCCGCCGCGGCCAGTACCGACACCTCTGTCGTCCCCGCGTCCAGCACGAGGACCGCGATCAGGGCGAAGGCGTCGAACGCGAGCCAGGTCCCGAAGGCGCTGACCGCGTACGCCGCCCAGAGCCACCCGAACCCTCCGTCCGGGGACCGCCGGTCAGTCATGGTCCTCCTCCCGGCCCCATGGGTCTCCCGGGCCGGCGGCGTCGGCCCGGGCCCCTCCGCGCCGCACCTCGCCGGACGACTCAGGTGCTCAGGCCGCGCAGCACCAGGTTTACCACGGCGTCGAACTCGCCTTCGATCGAAGGGTTTTGCCAGGCGGGGGCGTAGGCCGGATCGTGGAAACGGGCGGTCGCGTCGAAGACGGCGCGGGCCGTGGCGTCGGGGTCGGCCGCGGTGAACTCCGCTTCCCGGGCACCCTCCTCGACGATCGTCCGTACCTGGCCGATCAGCGTGGCGATGTGTTCCTCCACGACGCCGCTGTTCTCGTCGATCAGCACGTTGTAGGTGGCGAAGAGCTCGGGGTCCTCCCCTGCCTTGCGGCGCTTGGCCGCGAACAGGGTGGCGAGCCAGTCCCGGAGCTTCTCGGACGCCTGACGGTCCGTGGCCGCGGTCACCTCGGCGAGCGCGCCCTCCGCACGGGAGAGCCAGCGTTCGGTGACCGCCTCGCGCAGGGCCGCCTTCGTGCGGAAGTGGCGGTACACGCTGCCGTGGCTGACGCCGAGCACTCGGGCTACGTCGACGACCGTCGCCTTGGCCGGTCCGTAGCGCCGAAGCACCTCCTCGGTGGCTTCGAGGATGCGCTCTGCGGTCAGGGTCTCGGTCGACATGGCAAGGACAGTACCCGTCGGACGGAGAGGGGTCAGCGCTCGCTGTCCAGGTGCGCCATCTGGGCCGCCGGGTAGCGGTCGCCCGCCGCCGCGCCCATGGGAACGGCCTCCTCCACCGCGGCCAGGTCGGACTCGTCCAGGACGATGTCGAGCGCCGCGAGGGCCTCCGTGAGTCGGTCCCTTCGACGGGCGCCGATCAGGGGAACGAGGTCCACGCCGTGCCGCGGGCCCTGGGCGAGCACCCAGGCGATCGCCGTCTGCGCGACCGACACTCCCTTGGCCTCTGCGACCGCGCGCAGCCGGTCCACGAGTTCCAGGTTCCGGTCGAGATTGGTGCCCTGGAAGCGCGGACTCATGCCCCGGAAGTCGCCTGGCGTGAGCTCCCGGTCCCTGCCGAAGTGGCCGCTGATCAGTCCGCGCGAGAGCACGCCGTAGGCCGTGACCCCGATGCCCAGCTCGCGGGCGGTGGGCAGGATCTTCTCCTCGATGCCCCGGGATATCAGCGAGTACTCGATCTGCAGGTCCGCGATCGGGGCCACCGCCGCCGCCCGGCGCAGCGTGTCCGCGCCGACCTCGGAGAGACCGATGTGGCGGACGTGTCCGGCCTCGACCAGACCGGCGATCGCGCCGACGGTCTCCTCGATCGGCACGTCGGGGTCGACCCGGGCGATCCGGTAGATGTCGATGTGGTCGAGGCCGAGGCGCTGGAGCGAGTACGCGGCGAAGTTCCGCACCGCGGCGGGTCGGCCGTCGTACCCGGTGAACCCGCCCTCGACGGTGCGCAGGGCTCCGAACTTCACGCTGGTCAGGGCCTTCTCGCGGGCCGGCGCCGGCGCGGTCCGCAGGGCTTCGTTGATCAGCAGTTCGTTGTGTCCCATGCCGTAGAAGTCGCCGGTGTCGAGCAGGGTGACCCCGGCGTCGAGCGCGGCGTGGATGGTCGCGACCGACTCGGTGCGGTCGCTCTCGCCGTACAGCGCGGACATACCCATGCAGCCGAGACCGAGCGGGAAGACGCGGGGGCCGGTGGTGCCGAGGGTGCGGTTCATGACGGTCTCCTCTGAGGGATGCGGACGGGCTGGCACGAGACGACTATGGCACGACGGATGACAGATTTCAATCTTTGTCATTCGGTCGGGTGATCCCGATGCGAGCCACGGTGGGCACCCCGCCGCGACGGGTCCACGGGGGCGCGCCGTGGAGCGGGTACGGCGCGACCGGCGGGCGACCGAAAGCGGATGACCGGACCGGCCCCGCGCGATAGCGTCACCGCCATGTCCTCGATGCCCGCGTTCCTCCAGATCTACGAGTAAGGGCGCCGCGGGTCCCCGACCCGTGTCACGCCGGATCACCGACCACCGCAACGCTCACTGATCGGAGAACACCATGGCCAAGGGCCGCAACAACCTTCTCGGCGTCGGGGGACAGCGAAGGAAGCCGTCCCGCGGCGACGCACAAGGAGGCGTGGAGAGCCGCGACGCCGACCGCAAAGCCGCCGTCGACCAGAAGCGCGAGCTGCTGAGGAAGATGCGCGAGCGCGCCCAGGACTCCGCCGGCGCGGTGCCCGCCGGGGACACCGGCGCCGTCGACGGCACTCCGGCCGACGCGCGTGAGACCGCGTAGGCCGTCGCGACGGGGCGGCCGTCGCCTGCTGCGGCATTCGCCGTACCGCCCGTGAGCTCGGCGACGGGGGCCCGTGTCATGTCCGTGACCCGGGCCCCCGTCGCGTGCTCCGCCGGGCGCCCCGGCCATCCGCCCGTGGGGATCAGCCCACCAGGCGCGGCAGCCGCAGGCTCAGCCCGACCGTCAGGACCACCGCCCCCAGCTGCACCAGGAGCGTGGCCACCAGGGCGTCCCGCAGTCCCGCAGTCCCGGCCAGGGACAGGAACAGCGACCCCAGTGTGGCCACCCCGAGCGAGAGCGCCGACTGCTGGGCGGTCACCATCACCCCGCTGCCCACACCCGCGCTCTCCGCCGGGACCTCGGACAGGACGACCCGGAAGAGCACCGGGAGCTGGAGTCCCTGGCCGAGGCCCGCGACCGCCATACCAGGCAACAGGCTCCAGGCCGACAGCTCCGGCCAGGAGCGCCAGGCCGTCAGGGCGAGCAGTGCGATCCCCAACGCCTGGAACAGCCCTCCCGCCGTCACGGTCCGGGTGCCCCAGCGACGCACCAGCCGCGGGCCCGCCAGCGAGGCGCCGAAGAAGGCCACGGCCATCGGGACCAGCGCCAGCCCCGAGACCACCGCGCCCATGCCCAGACCCTGCTGGAGCGCCACCGCGACCACGAACATGAATCCGCCGAAGCCGACGGAGAAGGGCAGCACCAGGGCCAGGCCGCGGCGCAACGAGACGAGGGCGAGCAGGCTCGGCGGGATCAGCGGCGTGCGGCCGAGACGGTCGGCCCGCAGCTCCACCCGCCAGAATGCCGTGGCGGCGAAGGGGGACACCGCCAGGGAGACCCAGGTCCACCAGGGCCAGCCCGCCGCCCTGCCCTCCGTCAGCGGCACGAGCAGGCTGGTGAGAGTGAGAGCCAGCAGCAGCGTGCCCGGGATGTCCACCGGCGCCGGCCGGTCCGCACGCGTCTCCGGTACGGTGCGGACCGCCAGGAGCAGCCCGGCCGCCGCCACCGGCACGTTGACCAGGAAGATCGCCCGCCAGCCAGTGCCCCCGAGGTCGGCGGCGACGAGTACCCCGCCCAGGATCTGGCCGGCCACCATCGCCAGACCGGCGGTCGCCCCGTACAGGCTGAGCGCCCTGGCGCGCCGCGCTCCCGCCGTGGAGGAGTGAATGGTCGCCAGCACCTGCGGCAGCATCGACGCCGCAGCGGCACCCTGTGCCACCCTCGCTCCGA encodes:
- a CDS encoding metal ABC transporter substrate-binding protein is translated as MNVRRLIPATAVAGAVSLGLLTLSACAGTSDAADKSGDGKLDIVASFYPMQYLAEQIGGEHVSVTTLTRPGVEPHDLELKPRQIGELGEADYILYLKGVQPAVDDAIEQAGVKHSVDATTLTTLEAHGTTVGHDHAGDHGSEDHGHGAAGADPHVWLDPVKYAEVAEGVGASLQKADPAHAADYAKNTQALVKKLGDLDTAYETGLRNTTTKTFITTHSAFGYLAERYGLDQEGISGLGPESEPSPARIRELQGIAEKEKVSTVFFETLASDKTAKTLAGDTGLRTDVLDPLEGITDASLGDDYIEVMRSNLAALRKALGAR
- a CDS encoding glycine--tRNA ligase, with protein sequence MAADKIDTIVSLSKRRGFVYPCSEIYGGQKAAWDYGPLGVELKENIKRQWWRYMVTAREDVVGIDSSVILATEVWEASGHVATFTDPLTECTSCHKRYRADHLEEAYEEKHGRLPENGLTDLNCPNCGNKGTFTEPKQFSGLLSTHLGPTQDSGSVAYLRPETAQGIFTNFGQVQQTSRKKPPFGIAQMGKSFRNEITPGNFIFRTREFEQMEMEFFVKPGEDEQWHEYWMEQRWNWYTGLGLREENMRWFEHPKEKLSHYSKRTADIEYRFRFGGSEWGELEGVANRTDYDLNAHSKASGNDLSFFDQDAGERWTPYVIEPAAGVGRTMLAFMLDAFNEDEAPNAKGVMEKRTVMRFDPRIAPVKVAVLPLSRNPQLSPKAKGLAADLRQNWNIEFDDAGAIGRRYRRQDEIGTPFCVTVDFDTLDDNAVTVRERDTMKQERVSLDQIQGYLGSRLLGC
- a CDS encoding MFS transporter, translating into MTDRRSPDGGFGWLWAAYAVSAFGTWLAFDAFALIAVLVLDAGTTEVSVLAAAGVAVGAVVAVPLGPWVEFRRKRPVMIVADLVRCAALLSVPVAYTLGLLGFPQLLVVSVVVAAAGITFQAASGACLKEIVPPESLLRANGRLEATTWTATMLGPPLGTAAIGLFGPVTSVLADAVSYLLSALGIRAIPGREARAGRTGAPRLRIGELADGWRFILADPALRRLFLNTLAVNGLIMATSPLLAVLMLGRLGFAPWQYGLVFAVPCLGGLIGSRWSPRLVARFGRRRVLRTAGVLRACWLPGLAFVGPGVPGLLTVMVVELGIITCMGVFNPVFATVRLDLTPTDRLVRTLSAWSVSGKLAVAATTALWRLLAGLTGPRAALALAGLLALATPSLLPRTVRASRAVPEPAPGP
- a CDS encoding TetR family transcriptional regulator, with product MSTETLTAERILEATEEVLRRYGPAKATVVDVARVLGVSHGSVYRHFRTKAALREAVTERWLSRAEGALAEVTAATDRQASEKLRDWLATLFAAKRRKAGEDPELFATYNVLIDENSGVVEEHIATLIGQVRTIVEEGAREAEFTAADPDATARAVFDATARFHDPAYAPAWQNPSIEGEFDAVVNLVLRGLST
- a CDS encoding aldo/keto reductase, which gives rise to MNRTLGTTGPRVFPLGLGCMGMSALYGESDRTESVATIHAALDAGVTLLDTGDFYGMGHNELLINEALRTAPAPAREKALTSVKFGALRTVEGGFTGYDGRPAAVRNFAAYSLQRLGLDHIDIYRIARVDPDVPIEETVGAIAGLVEAGHVRHIGLSEVGADTLRRAAAVAPIADLQIEYSLISRGIEEKILPTARELGIGVTAYGVLSRGLISGHFGRDRELTPGDFRGMSPRFQGTNLDRNLELVDRLRAVAEAKGVSVAQTAIAWVLAQGPRHGVDLVPLIGARRRDRLTEALAALDIVLDESDLAAVEEAVPMGAAAGDRYPAAQMAHLDSER
- a CDS encoding DUF6243 family protein is translated as MAKGRNNLLGVGGQRRKPSRGDAQGGVESRDADRKAAVDQKRELLRKMRERAQDSAGAVPAGDTGAVDGTPADARETA
- a CDS encoding MFS transporter is translated as MDTPFAGASAAPSSVGSALGRSPSGLGALGLFTVLLGAALPLIDFFIVNVALPTIDHDLAAGPALLELVVAGYGLAYAVLLVLGGRLGDLFGRRRLFLAGMAAFGLTSLACGLAPDAWALVGARVAQGAAAASMLPQVLATIHSSTAGARRARALSLYGATAGLAMVAGQILGGVLVAADLGGTGWRAIFLVNVPVAAAGLLLAVRTVPETRADRPAPVDIPGTLLLALTLTSLLVPLTEGRAAGWPWWTWVSLAVSPFAATAFWRVELRADRLGRTPLIPPSLLALVSLRRGLALVLPFSVGFGGFMFVVAVALQQGLGMGAVVSGLALVPMAVAFFGASLAGPRLVRRWGTRTVTAGGLFQALGIALLALTAWRSWPELSAWSLLPGMAVAGLGQGLQLPVLFRVVLSEVPAESAGVGSGVMVTAQQSALSLGVATLGSLFLSLAGTAGLRDALVATLLVQLGAVVLTVGLSLRLPRLVG